ACCACCCGCGCCCACATCATGGATAAAGGCGATAGGGTTTTGCTCACCCTGCTGCCAACAGGCGTCGATGACTTCCTGACAGCGACGTTCAATTTCCGGGTTTTGACGTTGCACCGAGGCAAAATCCAAATCTTCTGAGGAAGAACCGGACGCCATAGATGATGCTGCACCGCCCCCCAAACCAATCAACATCGCCGGGCCGCCCAATACCACCAATTTGGTGCCTGCACTAAAGGGCGGCTTTTCGATATGTTCTGCTTTGATGTTGCCGTAACCACCAGCCAACATAATGGGCTTGTGGTAGCCACGACGTTCGCCGTCGAAGTCTTCCTCAAAGGTGCGGAAGTAACCACAAATATTCGGGCGACCAAATTCATTGTTAAACGCAGCGCCACCGAGTGGACCATCGATCATGATATCCAGCGCCGTCACAATGCGACCGGGCTTACCATAATTCACTTCCCAAGGCTGTTCAAAGCCGGGAATCTGCAGGTTGGATACAGTAAAACCATTCAACCCCACTTTGGGTTTGGAACCGCGCCCTACAGCACCTTCATCGCGAATCTCGCCACCGGAACCGGTACCAGCACCCGAGAAGGGTGAAATCGCCGTTGGGTGGTTGTGAGTCTCTACCTTCATTAATAAGTGGATAGGCTCTTGATGGTATTCATATGCCTTGGTTTCCGGGTTCGGGTAGAAACGCCCTGCCTCGTGTCCCACGACTACCGCCGCATTATCGGCATAAGCGGAAAGCACATCTTCACCACCAACTTCATTGGTGTTTTTGATCATTTTGAACAGGCTGCGCTCCTGCTCAACACCATCGATAGTCCAGGAAGCATTGAAAATCTTGTGGCGACAGTGCTCGGAGTTGGCCTGCGCAAACATCATCAATTCCACATCGACCGGATTGCGGCCAAGGGTTTGGAAGGCATCAACCAAATAGTCGATTTCGTCTTCTGCTAAAGCCAAACCGAGTGACTTGTTGGCCGCAACCAGTGCCGCACGACCGCCACCAAGGATATCCACACTGGTTTGCGGCGCGGGTTCTTGCGCGGTAAAAATTTGCGCCGCGGCATCCAGGCTATCAAATACAGTTTCCACCATACGGTCATGCAGCACAGCAATAATCGCCGCACGATCGGTCGCAGAAATCGCACCCTGTACATAATAGGCAACGCCACGCTCAACGCGTTTTACGGCATCCAGACCTGTGTTTTTAGCGATATCAGTTGCCTTGGACGCCCAAGGGGAAATGGTCCCCAAACGCGGCACCACTAAAAATAACTCGCCGTCGTGATTCACTTCCCCCTCAACTTTCGGGCCGTAGGTTAATAGTTGCTGCAGCACCTGCTGTTGCTCCGCACTCAAGGGCGTAGACAGGTTGGCAAAGTGCACAAATTCAGAGCTGACACCAGTCACCGCAGGCACGCGCTGTTGCAGGGTAGTCAGGAGTTTTTGTGTACGGAAACTGGAAAGAGCGGGAGCGCCACGCAGAATCAGCATAGTGGGAAGAGCCTCAGCATCGGGGGGATTGGAAAAAAGGCCGCCATTGTACTGGATTTAACAATGAATCAGGCAGGTTTTTAATCCCACAGCCTATGCGCAGCAAAAACGGCAGTGAATCAGGCAAATCTACCTACTTATCTATCGCTATAGATAAGAAGGTATATGGCAACCAAATCGCCCTTTTCTCTCAGCAGCAAAAACGATAAATAGCACACCACAGGCTCAACCAAAACATGGCTGGCACAAAAAACAACCAAGCAAAATCAGGGCCTTATAACCAAAAAGTCTGAATTTTGGTGATTTTTTACGCAAGTTTTTAACAAAAATTTACGGTTATGGTCATTTTTATGCGCTACCAGAGCGCAAAAATGGCACCTAAAACACCATTTTTGCGCATTTTTTTCGCCGTTCGTCGGGTTTTCAGCAACGCCTGAAAACCGCCAAAACCCTTGTCAGCAGAGGAGCCGGGGCAAAAACGGTCAAATAACCATCAAACAGCTAGCCTATGTATGCTCAAAAAACAAGCTAGGCACACCCAAAAACTGGCTATACCATGGTCGGGTATTTGCACGGGTCATTAATGGATTTGGATTCGGCATGAATGCGCACACACGAAATAGAACACCCTTTCGGGCGATGCAGTTCAGAAACCGGAGTAACCCCTTATGGAAATTCGCAAACCTTCTGTGTTAGTGATTAAGTCCATCTTGACGAGCCTTATCATCGGCTCATTACTGATTGCCAGCAGCCTAGTGCTGGTACGTAGCACCCCTCCCAGTCAGTTGGAGCAGGTGTTGGAAGCAGGCGAATTGCGCGTAGTATCGAGCAATGGCCCAACAACTTATTATGAAGGCCCCAATGGCCTGACAGGCTTTGAATACAGCTTGGTGAAAGGCTTTGCCGACTCGCTGGGCGTTCGCTTGGTTATCGAAGATGAGTCCAATCTGGAGCTCATGCTCGCTGGCGTTGAACGTAATCAATACCACCTTGCCGCAGCGGGATTAACCGCACTGGAAAGCCGCAGCAAGAATTTGCTGTTTGCAGATCCATTCATGCAGGTTACCCAGCAATTGGTTTACAACAGCCGCTTACGTCAACCAGCCAGCATTGCAGATCTTAATGGCAAAGAGGTTCTGGTAATTGCTAACTCTTCCCATGCGGAACGCTTGCGCGAGTTGCAAAACACTTTCCCGCAGTTGCAATGGCGTGAAATACCCAACGCGGAAATGATTGACTTGCTGGAGTTGGTAAATAAAGGCGACGCGGATTATGCCGTGGTGGATTCCAGTGCATTTGATTTGAATCGCTATTCCTACCCCAAGGCCAAACTGGCGTTTGATGTCAGTGATCCGCAACCCTTGGCCTGGGCATTTCCAGCAGGAAAAGACGATACGCTCTACTCCGCCGCCCAGCACTATCTGGGCAGCATCAAAGCCAATGGTAAGCTGGCCAAAGTCACCGAAGAATTCTTTGATCGCCACATTGAGGAAGTCACCACCGGCGAAGCCATGGCCTTTACCTATCGCCTTGAGCAACGTTTGCCCCAATGGGTAGACGACATGAAAGCGGCAGCAGCAGAATTTGAGTTGGACTGGCAATTATTGGCGGCCATCAGCTATCAGGAATCCCATTGGAAAGCCGATGCGCGCTCCCATACCGGTGTCCGCGGTTTAATGATGCTGACTAAAAATACCGCCAAGGCTATGGGCATCAAGGATCGCGAAGACCCGCAGCAAAGTATTTATGGCGGCGCCAAGTACCTGCGTTTGCTGCTGGAACGCCTGCCACAACGTATTGAAGGTGATGAGCGGTTAAATTTTGCCCTGGCTGCATACAACCAGGGGCTTGGTCACTTGGAAGATGCACGTGTACTCACTGAGCGCATGGGCGGCAACCCCAGTAAATGGAAAGATGTACGCAAGTACATGCCATTGCTGTCCAAGCACCAGTATTACAGCCGCGCCAAACACGGTTACATGCGAGGATGGGAACCGGTCAAATTTGTGGATAACGTGCTCAACTACCACAAGATTATCGCCTGGCATCAGCAGCAGGAAGAGTTCCGACTGGCCACTACCGGCACAGGCAACCGCCTATCGCTTAACACCCTGCAAAAGCGAGATAGCGATGAAAGCGGTAGCCGCGGTGATATCAGCGACAGAGCAGAAAAACGCACCACTGGTAGCTCCATACTCTAATCGCCCCCCTACTCCCTCCAAGACTGCCGCACCTGCGGCAGTTTTTGTTTGTACTACCACATTCCCCAGGTTCCTGAAGAAATACATCCTTGCATGGTTTGGCACCGTACAAGGGAGTAGAATGCCGCCCCAAGATTAGCTGCCGATTGATGATCTCCCATGATTCCACGCATAGACCAAACCTCGCCCGTCCAGGCTTTGTACTTGAACTTTATCAATACATTGCGTGAACGCGGTTTCACCGGTGACCTGAACCCGGACTACGCCAACCGTACGGTACTGGCGACAGATAACTCTATCTACCAGGTATTGCCCCAAGGAGTACTCTACCCGCGCGATACAGCCGATCTGGTACGCATTGCAACACTTAGCCAGGAACCACCATTCCAACAGGTCATATTGAGCCCTCGCGGCGGTGGTACCGGTACCAATGGCCAATCACTCACCGACGGCTTGGTGGTTGATACCTCCAAATACATGAACCAGATTCTGGAAATCAATGTCGAGGAGCGCTGGGTCCGGGTGCAGTGCGGTGTGGTCAAAGACCAACTCAATGCAGCCATAAAACCCCACGGGTTGTTTTTTGCACCGGAACTCTCCACCAGTAACCGCGCCACTATCGGTGGCATGATTAATACTGACGCCTCCGGTCAGGGTTCCTGTCGCTACGGCAAAACCCGCGACCACGTAATGGAATTGAAAACGGTATTGCTTGATGGCACAGAGTGGACATCAGCCGCAATCGATGAAACCGCGCTGGAAACCCTGTGGAAACGCGAAGACCGCGTGGGTGATATTCACCGTGTTATTGATGCTATCCAGCGTGAACATCACGCATTAATTGATGCAAAATTTCCCAAACTCAATCGCTGTCTCACCGGTTATGACCTGGCACATATCCGCGATAACCAGGGCCGATTTAACCTCAACAACATTTTATGCGGCAGTGAAGGCACCCTCGGCTTTATCACTGAAGCAAAAATCAGCCTGTTGCCTATTCCAAAATGCAGTGCACTGATTAACGTTAATTATCGCGATTTCAACGTTGCCCTGCGCGATGCCACGCAACTCATGAAAGCTGAACCAACCTCTATTGAGACCGTCGATTCAAAAGTATTGAATTTGGCGATGAACGATATTGTGTGGCATAGCGTTGCTGATTTTTTCCCAGCGCCGGAGAGCGGGGAAAAAATCCAGGGCATTAATCTGGTGGAATACACAGCTGATTCAGAAAACGATTTAAAAGCCGATGTGAAAAAACTGACAGATCTGCTGGATCAGGCCGCACAAGATATCAACACAGGCCGCATCAGTTACTCCATCGCCTGGGGTAGCGACGCAGTTAATAAAATCTGGGGCATGCGCAAAAAAGCGGTGGGCTTACTCGGGAATGTGGAGGGTGAAATTCGCCCCGTCCCCTTTGTGGAAGACACTGCAGTACCGCCCGAAAACCTCGCTGATTTTATCGCCGAGTTCCGCGCGGTATTGGATGAACACAAACTGACCTACGGCATGTTTGGTCATGTCGATGCCGGTGTACTACACGTGCGCCCAGCACTGGACATGAAAGATCCGGCGCAAGAAAAAATGGTGCGCGTGATTACCGACAAGGTGGTTGCCCTCACCCAAAAATACAATGGCCTGTTATGGGGCGAACACGGCAAAGGGGTTCGCTCGGAATACGCACCGGCCTTTTTTGGTGAGTTGTACCCGCAAATCCAACGCATCAAAGCGGCGTTTGACCCACGCAACCAACTCAATCCGGGAAAAATTGCCACACCCTCAGCCGATATCGCCTTATTAAAAATTGACGGCGTCGCAACACGGGGCCAAGTGGATCGCAAAATCCCGGTACAAGTCTGGGAAGGCTATAGCGAAGGCATGCACTGTAACGGCAACGGTCTGTGCTACAGCTGGAACCCTAACGATGCCATGTGCCCTAGCTGGAAAGGTACGCGGGAACGCAAACACTCCCCCAAAGGCCGTGCATCGCTCATGCGCGAATGGCTCAAACAAATGAGCGAGCGCGGCATTAATGCGGTAGAAGAAAGTAAAAAACTGAAACGTGCGAACTTTTTATTCACCTTACCCAGTCGCACCATCAACACCCTGGGCAAGCGCAAAGGTGAATACGATTTCTCCCATGAAGTGCATGAATCCATGCTGGGCTGCCTTGCGTGTAAATCCTGTGTTGGCCAATGCCCTATCAAAGTGGATGTTCCCGAATTCCGGGCGAAATTTTTAGAGCTGTATTACAGCCGTTACTTGCGTCCGCTCAAGGATTATTTCATTGGCGGTCTGGAATTTATGATTCCCACTCTTGCCAAAATGCCTTGGGCCTACAACCTGCTAATGAAACCGGCCTTTATGCAAAAGTTTATGGCTCGTTTTATCGGTATGGTAGATAGCCCTCTGCTTACCGGCATAAGCTTGCATAAAGCCGCCGAAAAACTCGAGGTGAATTACGCTACGCTGGAGAATATCGCCCAATTAAATCCAGCGGAAAAAGCCAAGGCCGTTATTTTGGTACAGGATGCCTTTACCAGCTATTTTGAAACGCCATTAGTGGTAGACACTCTCACCCTGCTTAAAAAACTCGGCTTTGTGCCGCTGTTGGCGCCCTTCAAGCCCAATGGTAAACCCCTGCAAGTACATGGATTTTTAAAGGCTTTTGCCAAAGCAGCCGATGCCAATGCCACCCAACTCAATGGCATTGCCTCTTCCGGCATTCCCTTGATTGGTATCGAACCGGCGATGACGCTAGCCTATCGCGCTGAATATAAAAAAGTGCTGGGTGACAATGCTCCCAAAGTACTGTTGGTTCAAGAGTGGCTTGCCAAACAAACCGAATTATTGGAAGGCAAGATTACGCAATTCAGGGCAGCCGATTTCTCACTGCTCGCCCACTGTACAGAAAAAACCAATGCGGTTAGTTCCATCAAGGATTGGCAGACAGTATTTGCCAAACTCGGCCAACAACTGAAGGTTATAGAGACGGGTTGTTGTGGCATGGCTGGCACCTATGGCCATGAATCCAGCAATGTGGAAACATCGAAAAAAATCTACGCGCTCTCTTGGGCACAAGTAGTAAATAACCCGGTTAACATTGGAAAACTAACGGCAACGGGCTATTCCTGCCGCAGCCAGGCAAAACGGATTGACAATGTTAAATTGCCACATCCGGTACAAGTATTACTGCAGCAAGCCGTTTAACATTGCAGCAATAAAACCGACACAGCGACAACTGTCGCTGTGTTAATACCCTACCAACTCACTGACTGACGAAACCACGACTATGAAATTATTACGCAAACTATTTGGTGCAAAGAATAAACCTGAACCCATCAAAGCCGCTCCTATTGTTGTTGCTGAGGTTAAACCGCCCAAACCGGTTATCACTCTGGATGCAGTCGAGCAAACTGACGATGAACAGGAGTTGTTAAAGCTCGCCAGCGATGGCGCCACCAGCCCCTTGCGCCAGGCAGCTGCTGAAAAAATTCATAGCCGTGAACTGCTTGAGCAACTGGCAAAAACCGCCAAAACCAAAGATAAAAATGTGTTCAAATTGGTAAAAAGCAAGTTGGATGCGTTTAAAGCGGAAGATGCCAAACTGGCAGAGCTGGAAGCGAATGCACTGCGTATTTGCGAAAAAATGGAACGCCACATACATCAAGAAGCCGACGCACTCTTCAAGGTCAAATTAACTGCCCTGCAAACAGAATGGTCTGCACTGAGCCAAATCTCAGCGACAAGTATTGCTCGCTATAAAACCGCCCTGACAGCCTGTGAAGATAAAATTGCTGCACGCGCGCAAGCCATCGCCGATGAAGAGGAAAAAATCACACTCGATGAACAGGCATTACAATTGGCACAAGAGGCCTATCAAAACCTGAAAGCCATGGCGAAGGATATTTATCACGCCGCACATATCGACGATATCATCAACGCCAATTATGAAGTCAAGATTCAAGAACTGGGCAATGCCGTGCGTTTGGCCGCCAATCGCCAACTGCCCATGGACAATCTCATCAAAGCGTTTGAACAGCGTAAGCAGCAAACGCTCAACCTGATCGATCAAATTAAAACCTCTGGCACTGCGCAACAAATTGCTGAATTATTGCAACAAACAGAAGATAGCAATGCAGTTAACAATGCCCAGCAAAAACTGCAGCAATTTATCAAGTCAGCCAAAGAATTGGGCGAAGAAATACCGGAAAGCTTGCAAGAAGCCAAAGCCAAATTAAATGCAATTTGGGCGGAGCGCCACCAAGCAGAACAGGCAGCGAAAAACGCGTTGCGCGAATTTAGCGAGCTCGCCCGCAAAGGTCTTTGGGCTGCCGAACAAGGTTTCGTGCGCAAAGCGCGTGCCATTCAAAAAGAACTGAACGAAAAGCGCGAACAGCTCAGTGGCGCAGCACAGGAACTACCCAAAAGCATTCAAGCCAAACTGGAAGACTTTGAAGCGCAACTGGTAAAACTGGGAGACTGGCATGAGTTTGCAGTAACGCCCAAAAAAGAAGCCTTAATTAGCCAGATGCAAGCATTAGCTACCAGCACTATTGACCCCGAAGTACTCGCTACCAAGGTGCATGAACTGCAAGATAGCTGGAAAGAAGTGAGTAAAGGCGCGCAGCAACAGGATGATGACCTGTGGCAACAATTCCAACAAGCGTCCGCTGTTGCTTATGCACCTTGCAAAGAATTTTTTGAAGCGCAAAGTGCCGCACGCGAAGCAAACCTGAATAAACGCCGTGAACTGGTTGCGCAATTAACTGCTTATTTGAATGGCTACGACTTTGCCAATGCCGTGTGGAAAGAGGTTGAGCAAACCTTAAAAACTGCCCGTGCAGAATGGCAAACCTACTGGCCAGTACCGCGCAAAGCGGGCAATGAATTGCAAAAAGAGTTTGAAACCTTAATGGAACAGCTCTTTGGAAAAATCACCAGCGAATATGAAAACAACAAAGCCGCCAAGCAGCAGCTTATTGAACAAGCCCAAGCTTTGCTGGATAGCACCGATATACGTGCAGCCACAGACAGGGTTAAGCAATTACAAGCGCAATGGAAAACCATTGGCAAAAGCTGGCACAAAGAAGACCAACAACTCTGGCAGGAATTCCGCAAACACTGCGATGCTATTTTTGCGCGTCGCAACGAAGTGTTTGAAGCGGCCAAAGCTGCACGCGAAACGGTAATACAGGAAGCCGAAGGCCTGCTGGCACAACTGAATGAGTTTGCCCAGCGTTCGGTGGATGAATTGAAAGCAGCCAAAGCGGAAATAGAGGCTGTTCAAGCTGCATTCTCCGCACTTGAATTGCCCAAGGAAGCCGCGAAATCATTGCAGCAAAAACTCTCTGCCAGCCTCGCCGCGATTGCCAACAAACGCGATAGCGCACGCGCACAAGCAGAAGAACAAAGCTGGCATGACTTATTCAATGCATTGGATGCGCTGCGCCATTATGAATTAGCGGTTATTGCCAATAAGCCAGCTGAAACACTCGCCGCGCAAAAAGCAGCGCTGGAAGAATTGATTGCCAACACGCCACGCTGGCCAAGTGGTTGCTTTAGCAGCCTGCAACAACGTTTGGCAAAAGCAGATAGCATTACTGCCGCCGATCAAATCACAAACACGGAAGCACTGCGCACGCTGGCTATTCGCGCAGAAATTATTACCGGCCAGGAAAGTCCTGCAAGCGATAAACAAGCGCGAATGGTCTATCAAGTGCAGCAAATGCAGCAGGGGTTCGGCCAGCGCGACACCCATTTTGAGCCGCTGTTAATTGAGTGGATATCGCTAGCCGGTGTAGATACTGCTGAGTACACATCACTCTTGCAACGCTTCAACGCCTGTCGCATTCAGGGCGTCGCAAAATAATTCGCGCACTGATGAGCGCAATCAAATGATAGCTAAGGGCAGTTAAATACTGCCCTTTTTTATGGGTGATGAAATATTTTTTATACGCAAAAAAAAGCAGCAGTCCAAATAG
The nucleotide sequence above comes from Cellvibrio sp. PSBB023. Encoded proteins:
- the mltF gene encoding membrane-bound lytic murein transglycosylase MltF — translated: MEIRKPSVLVIKSILTSLIIGSLLIASSLVLVRSTPPSQLEQVLEAGELRVVSSNGPTTYYEGPNGLTGFEYSLVKGFADSLGVRLVIEDESNLELMLAGVERNQYHLAAAGLTALESRSKNLLFADPFMQVTQQLVYNSRLRQPASIADLNGKEVLVIANSSHAERLRELQNTFPQLQWREIPNAEMIDLLELVNKGDADYAVVDSSAFDLNRYSYPKAKLAFDVSDPQPLAWAFPAGKDDTLYSAAQHYLGSIKANGKLAKVTEEFFDRHIEEVTTGEAMAFTYRLEQRLPQWVDDMKAAAAEFELDWQLLAAISYQESHWKADARSHTGVRGLMMLTKNTAKAMGIKDREDPQQSIYGGAKYLRLLLERLPQRIEGDERLNFALAAYNQGLGHLEDARVLTERMGGNPSKWKDVRKYMPLLSKHQYYSRAKHGYMRGWEPVKFVDNVLNYHKIIAWHQQQEEFRLATTGTGNRLSLNTLQKRDSDESGSRGDISDRAEKRTTGSSIL
- a CDS encoding FAD-binding and (Fe-S)-binding domain-containing protein, with amino-acid sequence MIPRIDQTSPVQALYLNFINTLRERGFTGDLNPDYANRTVLATDNSIYQVLPQGVLYPRDTADLVRIATLSQEPPFQQVILSPRGGGTGTNGQSLTDGLVVDTSKYMNQILEINVEERWVRVQCGVVKDQLNAAIKPHGLFFAPELSTSNRATIGGMINTDASGQGSCRYGKTRDHVMELKTVLLDGTEWTSAAIDETALETLWKREDRVGDIHRVIDAIQREHHALIDAKFPKLNRCLTGYDLAHIRDNQGRFNLNNILCGSEGTLGFITEAKISLLPIPKCSALINVNYRDFNVALRDATQLMKAEPTSIETVDSKVLNLAMNDIVWHSVADFFPAPESGEKIQGINLVEYTADSENDLKADVKKLTDLLDQAAQDINTGRISYSIAWGSDAVNKIWGMRKKAVGLLGNVEGEIRPVPFVEDTAVPPENLADFIAEFRAVLDEHKLTYGMFGHVDAGVLHVRPALDMKDPAQEKMVRVITDKVVALTQKYNGLLWGEHGKGVRSEYAPAFFGELYPQIQRIKAAFDPRNQLNPGKIATPSADIALLKIDGVATRGQVDRKIPVQVWEGYSEGMHCNGNGLCYSWNPNDAMCPSWKGTRERKHSPKGRASLMREWLKQMSERGINAVEESKKLKRANFLFTLPSRTINTLGKRKGEYDFSHEVHESMLGCLACKSCVGQCPIKVDVPEFRAKFLELYYSRYLRPLKDYFIGGLEFMIPTLAKMPWAYNLLMKPAFMQKFMARFIGMVDSPLLTGISLHKAAEKLEVNYATLENIAQLNPAEKAKAVILVQDAFTSYFETPLVVDTLTLLKKLGFVPLLAPFKPNGKPLQVHGFLKAFAKAADANATQLNGIASSGIPLIGIEPAMTLAYRAEYKKVLGDNAPKVLLVQEWLAKQTELLEGKITQFRAADFSLLAHCTEKTNAVSSIKDWQTVFAKLGQQLKVIETGCCGMAGTYGHESSNVETSKKIYALSWAQVVNNPVNIGKLTATGYSCRSQAKRIDNVKLPHPVQVLLQQAV
- a CDS encoding DUF349 domain-containing protein, whose protein sequence is MKLLRKLFGAKNKPEPIKAAPIVVAEVKPPKPVITLDAVEQTDDEQELLKLASDGATSPLRQAAAEKIHSRELLEQLAKTAKTKDKNVFKLVKSKLDAFKAEDAKLAELEANALRICEKMERHIHQEADALFKVKLTALQTEWSALSQISATSIARYKTALTACEDKIAARAQAIADEEEKITLDEQALQLAQEAYQNLKAMAKDIYHAAHIDDIINANYEVKIQELGNAVRLAANRQLPMDNLIKAFEQRKQQTLNLIDQIKTSGTAQQIAELLQQTEDSNAVNNAQQKLQQFIKSAKELGEEIPESLQEAKAKLNAIWAERHQAEQAAKNALREFSELARKGLWAAEQGFVRKARAIQKELNEKREQLSGAAQELPKSIQAKLEDFEAQLVKLGDWHEFAVTPKKEALISQMQALATSTIDPEVLATKVHELQDSWKEVSKGAQQQDDDLWQQFQQASAVAYAPCKEFFEAQSAAREANLNKRRELVAQLTAYLNGYDFANAVWKEVEQTLKTARAEWQTYWPVPRKAGNELQKEFETLMEQLFGKITSEYENNKAAKQQLIEQAQALLDSTDIRAATDRVKQLQAQWKTIGKSWHKEDQQLWQEFRKHCDAIFARRNEVFEAAKAARETVIQEAEGLLAQLNEFAQRSVDELKAAKAEIEAVQAAFSALELPKEAAKSLQQKLSASLAAIANKRDSARAQAEEQSWHDLFNALDALRHYELAVIANKPAETLAAQKAALEELIANTPRWPSGCFSSLQQRLAKADSITAADQITNTEALRTLAIRAEIITGQESPASDKQARMVYQVQQMQQGFGQRDTHFEPLLIEWISLAGVDTAEYTSLLQRFNACRIQGVAK